In Bacteroidia bacterium, the sequence GCTGAAGGACTGGTGGGGCGTGCAGCATGCCAGCATATTCTTCGGTGTCGCGCTGAATGACGAGGGATCCTTTCCTCCTGCCATTGCGAAGGAAAGGACTTAAGCGCCATCGAAAGGCGTTGACTGTGGCAATCTGTAGCCAAATGGAGGTGCGTTGGTCTACAGAACGCCACGTCCCACTTTCTTCGCTATCGCTCCGAATGCGGTCTTCGCGATGACATTACTGCGTCAGGCTGTGGCTTTTGTGGGAAAGATCAGGGATAAAGGGTTGAGGAATGTGAGCATTAATTCCAGCAGGCGCCTAAATGATGCTAACGATCCTAAACTCACCCCGCCACCATTCCCGCCACAACCTTCCCGCCCCAAACGGCCAGGATGCAGAGGAATACCTGCGCAGCTACGTATGCGGCAAAAGTGATCCAGCGGCCATGTTCCAGCATTTCGAATGACTCGAAGGCAAAGGAGGACATCGTGGTAAGGGAGCCACAGAAACCCAGCGCTACCAGCATAAATTGTCGTTCTGAAAACAAACTGAATTGCAGGAAACCAAAAGCCATGATGCCGAAAAGGAAACTTCCCAGGAGGTTGACTGTGAGGGTTCCGAATGGCTTGTGCGGGAAATGGCCATGCATAAAATTGCTGATAAGCACCCGGAAAATGGCTCCGAAGAATCCTCCGGTTCCTATGATCAGCAGGTTCATCAACGTGTTCATTCTTCTGCGTTTACCAGAATTTGGTTGAGGTGGGCGATGCAATTCTCCCGTGCAAGGGTTCGTCTTCCATCAGGTGAGATCGTAACCTGATACAGTCCAAGATTATGGTGCCTGAACTGCGACATATTTTGAAGAGGAAGCTGCAACAATTGACATAGGAAAATACGCATGGCCCGGCCATGCATACATACCAGTACGTTTTCATCATCCTCTCGCTGCATGATGAGGTCAATGACTTTTCGTTGACGCTTTGCTACGTCATCCGGGCTTTCTCCACCTTCTATCCCGTGGTGGGTTTCCCCCTTTTGCCACTTTATCACCAGTTCCTCATAATACGTTTTATGCAAATTGCTGATATGGCGTCCTTCAAAAGTGCCCCAGGAAATTTCATTTAGTCCGGGATGGCGTTCCGTAATTATATTATGGCCGGCAAAGGATTTTACAGATTCCTGTGATCTGAGTAGGGAGGAAACATAGATTCTTGAGAATGGAATATGGCTATAATGATTGTAGAATGCCTCAGCTTGTTGCCGGCCTTTCTCATTCAGGCTCGTATCAATCCCAGAGCCCTGGACGCAGCCAAGCCTGTTGTACTCCGTTTCTCCGTGCCTGATGATGAATATATTCTGCATATTTTTGTATTTACGTAAGAAGAATTTCCCAGTGCAAAGGAAGTGCTTCTGAAGGAAAAAATAATTTATTTGCTTTTACTATATTATTCAAAAGCAAATTATCTTTGCGAAATATTTATTTCAACCAAAAAATCGTTTTAAGACCACGCCATGAAGAACTTAAGCGCTTTTACCCTGCTCATGCTTGTGAGCTTGTTTTCCATAGAGTCAGCTCTCGCACAGCCCAAAGTTAAAGAGAATACGGCTGTAGGAAAGTCCATAGAGTTTGACACTCAATCCTATGACTTTGGACATGTGGAGGCCGGGAATTACCCCGGCTACCGGTTTGTATTCGTAAACAACAGTTCCAAGCGAGTGTCGGTAACCGGGTTTGGCCGGGTCTGTAACCTCACGGTTCCAGCCTATAGTCAGGAACCTATAGAGCCTGGAGAAAGCGGATTTGTTAAGATAGTGCTGAACCCCAGGGACCTGAACGGAAGTATCAGGAAAAATTTCCAGATAATATTTACGTATTCCGATGACGGACAGCAGATGAGAACAGGTAAGAATCTTATTGTAGAGGGCAATATCGTACCTGAGCAAATATAAACTCCATCACCTGATGGATGTGCCTGCAAACTTTATGAATCCTGCCGGGGTTGAAATATCCTGACAGGATTTTTTATTATATAGCGATATGATCAATACCAATATTCCGCTATCCGACCTGAGAGAAATTACGAGAGGTACGATGGTGGAGACTCTGGGTATGGAGTTTATAGAATTAGGCCCGGAAATGCTGAAGATGCGAATGCCGGTTGACCATCGCACCCGGCAGCCACTTGGCCTCCTGCACGGAGGCGCCTCTGCAGCCCTGGCTGAAACCGTAGGAAGCATGGCAGCTCATCTTTATATAGATGATACCGAATATTATTGCGTGGGTATTGAGATAAAATGCAATCACGTACGTGGAATTACTTCCGGATTCGTGATGGGAACGGCTACTCCCATTCATACCGGCAAAAGAACCCATGTATGGCAAATAGACATCACAGATGAAGAACACATCCGGGTTGCATTTAGTACGCTTACTTTAGCGGTGCTTCCCAAAAAGAACAGATAGAAAGCAGGATTAAAATTGCGTACGTATAAACTTTTTTTGAGATACTTTATTAGTAGTATATCCTTAAACAGATAAAAAAAATGAATAATAAAATTCTGGTTGTAATGACAGTGTCCTTGCTCTTAGTGTTTCAAACCGGCTGCGGAGTATTTGGAAACGGAGCCAAACAGGTGAATGGCAAAGACGTCAAGAAAGGGGCATTGGACATTGTTTTTGTAAAAGATAATTATGATTTTGGGGTAGTGGAGC encodes:
- a CDS encoding CrcB family protein; translated protein: MNTLMNLLIIGTGGFFGAIFRVLISNFMHGHFPHKPFGTLTVNLLGSFLFGIMAFGFLQFSLFSERQFMLVALGFCGSLTTMSSFAFESFEMLEHGRWITFAAYVAAQVFLCILAVWGGKVVAGMVAG
- a CDS encoding histidine phosphatase family protein, translating into MQNIFIIRHGETEYNRLGCVQGSGIDTSLNEKGRQQAEAFYNHYSHIPFSRIYVSSLLRSQESVKSFAGHNIITERHPGLNEISWGTFEGRHISNLHKTYYEELVIKWQKGETHHGIEGGESPDDVAKRQRKVIDLIMQREDDENVLVCMHGRAMRIFLCQLLQLPLQNMSQFRHHNLGLYQVTISPDGRRTLARENCIAHLNQILVNAEE
- a CDS encoding DUF1573 domain-containing protein — its product is MKNLSAFTLLMLVSLFSIESALAQPKVKENTAVGKSIEFDTQSYDFGHVEAGNYPGYRFVFVNNSSKRVSVTGFGRVCNLTVPAYSQEPIEPGESGFVKIVLNPRDLNGSIRKNFQIIFTYSDDGQQMRTGKNLIVEGNIVPEQI
- a CDS encoding hotdog fold thioesterase, which encodes MINTNIPLSDLREITRGTMVETLGMEFIELGPEMLKMRMPVDHRTRQPLGLLHGGASAALAETVGSMAAHLYIDDTEYYCVGIEIKCNHVRGITSGFVMGTATPIHTGKRTHVWQIDITDEEHIRVAFSTLTLAVLPKKNR